A segment of the Hippopotamus amphibius kiboko isolate mHipAmp2 chromosome 8, mHipAmp2.hap2, whole genome shotgun sequence genome:
gtctggGGTGGTGGTGAGCTGTGAGTAGAGAGAGGGGCGTAGTTTGCAGCCCTTACCTTCCGGGGGTGTAAAGGAGACTCTCTCACTGGGGAACCGGTTAACTAAAGAATGCGGTAAATCAACCCAGGGCAGAAAGTCCAGATTGGATATTATCTTGTAGGTCCTTGGGCTTGGGAGTCAAACTCCGTGGTCGGATAGGTGGGGCAGGGGGCTAAAAGATGGGGATGCTTACTGCTAACTGGGAGACAAACCTTTTCAAGGTTTTGAAAGCCTTCCGTGTGCCAGCTCGAACAGATGTTTATTCTGTTCTGGCTTGTGCGCGTTTGCCCACTGACCTCACTCCTGCCCGACCCAGGGCTGCGTGTTGTTGACAGTACACGCGGAATGAATTGGCGCGCGCAAGCCTTTCCGTCACCGGGGTGCGCTGCTGCACCAGAGAAATTTCAGGGACCCGCAACATAGTAACGAGATCGTAATGGACCTATTCCACAGCCTTGTTCCTCCTGTAGCATTCTCTTTAAAGCTTCTGAGAAACCCTTCCATTTCTGGACCATacttatttttaggattttcaaaCAGCAATCCTTATCCTTTGAGAATGGATTTCCTTtggatattacaaaaaaaatgcTGTTTGAGCCCAAGTCTGGTGCCTTGGGGTGGTTAAAGTTCAGGTAATTATTTGCGGTTCAGAGTCCTGCGAGTTAAGACAGGATTTTGCTGATTCTTCTCCAGTATCTCAAATCTCTGAATCCCTACCCAGGTGAAATGTGGCATTTAGGGGTGCCCTGCCAGGTTCAGCTTGCTGACTTTGAGGAGCTTGCCATCAAAGTCGGGAGGACCCACAGCAGAAAAGAGTGATTGTGATTTCTCTTCACCCTCTCGTTTCAGGTTGTTGATCATTATGAAAATCCCCGGAATGTGGGGTCCCTTGATAAGACATCTAAAAATGTTGGAACTGGATTGGTGGGGGCTCCAGCGTGTGGGGATGTCATGAAATTACAGGTACCCCTGGTTTCCATCTTTACTGGTCGTGACAGTGACCCCTTTGCTTGACCAGTGCTCCGTAGTTCACAGTTAGCGTTTACATGTACCGCATCGCATCTGGTCCCCATCTCAGTTCCTATGAGGTAGGACAAGTCAGTGTTATAAATGATTCAAGCAGGGGCTGAGTCCTAGTCATGCTAGTAAACTACGCTGACCCTTTCTGACACAGTAAACTGATCTCACTTTTGTACTCACTGAATCAGCCTAAATTCCAACTTCAGCTAAGTAAGATCTTTTGTGAATTTCACCAATCACAGGAAAACCACAACCGTGCAGTTAGCAATCCCCAAAGAGACAGGAAACGCAATAAATCAAACCTCCCCCACGTTGGAGACGACATGCAGGTAGTGCCTGGCCCTGCGGATAAACCGTAGCTTTCTCCACACCTCCTTCGTCACTGTGGTGGGCACCCTGCCAGAGGGCTTCATGCCTATCTTGGGAAACAGAAACAAGGCAGGAGAGAACCACTACTTGTAGTTTGGTGCCGAAGGAAAAAGCATTAACCAGAGACCTTTATTGCAGACTCTCCCAGTGTTTAAAGATGCACATTGACCCAGCAACTGGGAGGAGAACCTCATAGCCAAAAATCAGGCTAGGGTTGGGGTTAGGAAGAGGCATATTTTTGGTTGATCTTTACCAGCGAGGCCTGTATAATTCTGTACCATTGTTCCTCCTTTTAACTTTTCATCACTGAGCTCTTTGAAACAGTGGAAACGCAGTAATTAATGCCCAAACATTTAAGTGTGAAAGCAGGACTAAGCTCTTAGGGAGCGCCCCGGTGGGCCTCCAAGAGCACCAGGTTCTACAGGGCGGCACCAGATCTGCTGCtacctccttcctcttttctagATTCAAGTGGATGAAAAGGGGAAGATCGTGGATGCCAGGTTTAAGACATTTGGCTGTGGTTCTGCTATCGCCTCCAGCTCGTTAGCCACCGAATGGGTAAAGGGGAAGACGGTAAGGTTTTTGCAGATTAGAATTAAATCACATTCCCCACAAACCTGGCTCTCGGTTAAGGGAAAGGCCTAGTTAGtgttaacaaacaaacaaaaacctatcaTTTTTTCCCAAAGAGTCTAAGaactctctttttaattttgcttatccagatttttattaaattcttctcCACATTGGAAATTATGgataattttaagtgttttttagttggaggttttttgttgtttttatctgTTTGGGGGTTTTAGTGGTGTTCTGTTTTTAACTAAATTGAAAAAAGAGCCTCACTTCCCCCTCTAACACAATAGAAGTGAAATCTTTGGCTTTTTTCAAGGCCGCTGATGTTACCAGTTCTTAGAAGTCTGAGTCTGGGGGGTGGCAGCATTGTCGTTTTGTTTATTTCCTCCCTTGTGTTGAGGAAGGAAGGACTGCGGGTGGCTCACAAGAATTCACGAAACAACAATCAGCCTTTCTCAGATCCCATCGTGGTTAAAACCTCTCAGACAAGCCAGCCTGCTGGTGCTCATCTTTGCAGccccaagggcccaggttcagggAGCTGAGTCACAGAGGCCTGTGCCAGGCCACGTGCCGCCGGCTCCCTCTGGCTCAGCGCCTCCTGGCCGGCAAGCTCCTCAGGGCCCAGGAAGCAGAGGCCTAACCTGTTCTGGCCGGAAGTGGCTGTGAAGTGATTTGTCCAGAACTATCCTCAAGGAAGGAGGAAATGAGATGGGGTGCCTGTGTTCCCAGGGCCTGGCTCTGCAGGTGCCGTGAATATGATCggaaagtggggagagggccTTTCTCTAATCTTGAGAGCCTCGCATGTGAGTTTCCAGGAACAGAATTTGAAGCTTAATTCAGTGGAGTTAGTGGACTTGGGAGACGGGTGCAGGCCGGGAAATCTGGCTGTTAAGGCAGCAGGGCTCCGTTCCACACAGGCCTGCCTCCTTTTATGCCCTCAGGCTCCCAACAAACCCCCGGCATCCTTCTCAGTCCGCCTGGAGTAGAAAGGTTCTCCTTGGGGCAGGGGATGAGCCCCAAGAGCTCACCTCCCAGGAGCTGACTGTGCTCTGGCCCGCTGCCGGCCTAGGTGCCGCCCCTTCCACCTCCCTGATGCCATCCACGCTTAGAGTTGATGGGATTTATTCTGAACATTTAGTATAAGGACAGCAGAGAAGCTGATAGTCACAAAACCAGTGAAGGAAatcactgccttttaaaaaaaggcttgAGTCGCTGGCCTTAAGCGGATGCCTCAGAGACCCCTCCGGGGTCTGCTCCCGGCTCCTGGCAGCGTCTTAGCAGACCTGACTCACCCCAGCCGAACAGTGCAGGTGTGTACGCTTCGTACTTGAGGAGCCCAGCTGCAGCCTGAATGTGGAAGTGGGAGTCCTCCGTTCAGGGTTATTAAATGGAAATCGTCCCCTGACACCCTATCGTGGGGGCCTCTTTggcctttttttattttctgtcccaCCAGACAAAGCATCACTAAAACTGCCCATCTGTCCCGTTTGCCTCTCAGGTGGAGGAAGCCTTGACCATCAAAAACACGGACATCGCCAAGGAGCTGTGCCTCCCACCTGTGAAACTGCACTGCTCCAGTAAGCGTCGCCTCCAGGATGCTGGCGGGCTCAGACAGCGGGGGTAGTTTGTAGTGGCATCCACTTGATCTGTGGCAGGGGAATGGCGAGTCCTTTTGGGTCGTGGTGTCCGCCTTTATAACCTCCGAGGGTTAGAGCTTGTGCCATCCGTCTTCACGACCTCCAGTGGGTTGGAGCCCCAGGGTCTCACTGCCGTCTCCAGGGGAGTCCTGCAGGGGTGGTGTGGGCCGGGCATCGTGCCGAGCGCGTCGTGGCCTCACTGCTAACCCTCAGGAAACGTCCTCCAGTCCCCAGCAGGTGTCATTACCTCTCCccctcacagaggaggaaacgggGGCCCAGGTTAAAGCACCCCAGTCACACAGCTCCTCAGTGGGAGGGCCAGAGTCCAAACCCCAGTCTTTGATTCCAGAATCTGTGCTGTTCCCACCCTGCTGTGGTGAAGTTGGGACCAGTAAAGGAGAAAAAGCGGCTTCCACCATAATCCTGTTTGTTGTGCGTTTCCTCGCTTGCTTTCCAGATGCTGTCACTGTCGGGGTCTGCATCTGTGGACATGAAATGACAGTTGTGCAATATCCCCCTCTCTTCACTTTCCTCAGAGAAAGCCCAGATGCCTTAAGGCTTATAGTTGGCTTTCCAGTTCAGTCTAAAGCTTTTTAAATCTCAACCTTCtaggggaaggagggaatgggAAACAGTAGCCTTCACTTATTGATGGAGGTTGACTGACCAAATCAGTTAAAAATCAGCAGAGAGCCAGGCCTCCTGCCAGGGTAGGACTCGCAGGAGAAGTGAGTGccagggcagggatggaggtCTGTTGACACCCGGGTTCTTTCCACTTGCGCTGAAACTGCAGGTACCGAGGAATAAGGGCCGCAGCTTGTCAGCATTTTCACATGGTTCCGGAGGAACCCCCGCCTTTTCATTAGGCCTTCCTAGGTACCGACAGCTTCAGCCAGCGCGCTCTGCAGCCATTCCAGCTCTCCGTGTTTATCTTCCCCAAAGCCTCCCTTTTCATATCGGCTCCAAAACAAAAGTTCCCAAGTGCGAGACGGCCCGCAAATGCCATCCCATCCACAAACTGGCACGGCCTGCGCCCCACCTGCCAGCGTCGCCAGTGTCCACGCTTTTATCCTGACTGCTGTGCGGGCAGCTGAGGACGAACATTTGTTGTGTCCCTCCTGTGTGTCAGACACTTGACGTATAAAGCCCTCACCCTGTCCCAGCAGGAAAACATGATTGTCCAGGAGGCTAAGGGACTAACCTAGAATCTCGGGTATTTGCCCCCCAGCCTGTCCCTAGAGCCGCCCCTCAGGAAGGATCCGGCTCAGGCGACAGCCTTCGGCCGGCGGGGCTCACTCCGTGCCCAGCCGCCCGCTGAGGTGGCTGTTAAGCCCATCCCAGCACCGCTGCCTCAGCTCTTAAAGATTCTCTCCCTACGACTGTTGCTGCAAATCCTAGAAACTTTGGCTTTCTTTCGTTCTCTTCCTTCCAGTGCTGGCCGAAGATGCCATCAAGGCCGCCCTGGCTGATTATAAACTGAAACAACAACCCAAGAAAGCAGAGGCCGAGAAGAAATGAGCCCCCGGCAAAGCCTCCTGCAGGTCTCACAGGCTGCTTGCCCCCTCACCGTGCAGTCACGTAGCTGTTCAGAAGCCCTTGCACTACAATAAAAGCGCGGTGAGATCCACACAGCATTTGTCATCACGGTGTAACTCTAATACAAGCAAAATACACAGTCTAGTTCTGAATCCTGTGGCTTCTCACTTTCATCGCCTTAACCGAGTGTATGTCTATTTCACATTGTGCATATGGCCTCAAAACTGAAATCGATAGTTAAGTCTCAGGTTTGGGTACTCGTGAAGTGCACAAATATCTAACTTTCCCTGAATCTATTGCGGGGAAGATTACCAGTCGAATGCCTTGGTAAGATTATATGGTAGGACCAAGTATTGTACATAAAACAGATTTGCATATATGTAATAAAGGAATGTAAGACAGTGTTTGTCTCTGGTAAGCCTCGTCTCTAGGGTCCCCCACCTCACAGGGCAGTCCTCAGCCCCTTGGGGTTTGTTCACATACTGGACGGTGATGACACGTAGCTTTTGGAGCGCACTGGGCGGTGAAGACCCCGCACGGAGATTTTTTTCAAAGCCAGCTGTCACTAATGTTTTCTAAAACAAGGAGGAAGATGAAAGGAGCTGGCCTTCACTTTTCATTCTTTACAAAATAACAGGCTGACAACTCAAAGTGAGTCCAGAAGATTCTTTTTGTAATTTGACTAGTTTGTGAAATCCTGAAATCTGAGAAATGCTGGCTTGGTCACTAACCTAAAGCTGTGGACCAAATCCATAAAGAGGCCTGAGGGATGAGTTTTAAATGTCGATTTCTAGTCCCAGGGTTCTGCTGTAGGTCTGGGCAGGCAGTTCCAGGACTCAACTCTTGAGAACCTCCTGGGTGATTTTGTGTGGAGGCAGATAAGCCCAGCCATCGGGAAGAAACTTTTGTCCACACCTGCATAGCTGTGCTACTTAAGTAGTTCATTCGGAACCGTCC
Coding sequences within it:
- the ISCU gene encoding iron-sulfur cluster assembly enzyme ISCU, with protein sequence MAAAGAGRLRRAASALLLRAPRLPARELSAPARLYHKKVVDHYENPRNVGSLDKTSKNVGTGLVGAPACGDVMKLQIQVDEKGKIVDARFKTFGCGSAIASSSLATEWVKGKTVEEALTIKNTDIAKELCLPPVKLHCSMLAEDAIKAALADYKLKQQPKKAEAEKK